One stretch of Pseudomonadota bacterium DNA includes these proteins:
- a CDS encoding NrtA/SsuA/CpmA family ABC transporter substrate-binding protein, translating into MPIFIANEKRYFSDEGLDVTIKPHPSGKKAMEGMFAGEVKLSTVTDIPIVFNSFIRNDFVVIATFAYSYNNCKVLGRKDKGIKSPEDLKGKKIGTPFSTAAHFFSHVYLSEYGITKSDVKIIDIPAQDLPEALQSGKIDAIVIFEPYAYQADKALPDNVVRLPESRLYRETFNLIAMKQFANEHPELLKKIVRSLDKAIEFIKSNKKESIAVIINKTNMEEFFLVSIWDDFVYQLSLDRSLLISMEDEARWAIKNRFTDKTKVPNYLGYFYPDAMKAVKPKAVTIIK; encoded by the coding sequence GTGCCCATTTTCATCGCTAATGAGAAAAGGTATTTTTCAGACGAAGGGCTTGATGTTACGATAAAACCTCACCCATCCGGCAAAAAGGCAATGGAGGGCATGTTTGCAGGAGAGGTTAAACTTTCTACTGTTACAGATATCCCGATTGTGTTTAATAGCTTTATACGCAACGATTTCGTTGTCATTGCAACATTTGCCTATAGTTACAATAATTGCAAGGTACTCGGCAGAAAAGACAAAGGAATAAAAAGTCCTGAAGATTTGAAAGGTAAAAAGATAGGGACTCCTTTCAGCACAGCAGCTCATTTTTTCAGCCATGTATATTTATCTGAATACGGGATTACCAAATCTGACGTAAAAATCATTGACATCCCGGCACAGGATTTGCCGGAAGCGCTCCAAAGCGGCAAAATAGACGCAATTGTGATATTCGAGCCCTATGCATATCAGGCAGACAAAGCATTACCCGACAATGTCGTAAGGTTGCCGGAATCCCGATTGTACAGGGAGACCTTTAACCTTATTGCTATGAAACAATTTGCAAATGAACATCCGGAATTACTGAAAAAGATTGTCAGGAGTCTTGACAAGGCAATAGAATTCATAAAAAGCAACAAGAAAGAATCGATTGCCGTGATAATCAATAAAACCAATATGGAAGAATTTTTTTTGGTTTCAATATGGGATGATTTTGTTTACCAGCTTTCCCTTGATCGGTCACTGTTGATCTCTATGGAAGATGAAGCACGATGGGCAATAAAAAACAGGTTCACAGACAAAACAAAGGTTCCTAATTATCTCGGTTATTTCTATCCGGATGCAATGAAGGCAGTAAAGCCGAAAGCAGTTACAATTATCAAATAG